A genome region from Fodinibius salicampi includes the following:
- the can gene encoding carbonate dehydratase: MDTLQSLLDQNKEWAKTQKEKNPELFERLSKGQQPNLLWIGCSDSRVPANQIMDLPPGEMFVHRNIANMVVHSDLNLLSVLQYAVEALEVEHIVVCGHYGCGGVKAALEDQKLGLIDNWLEYIRDVARLHSDQLQVLSFDEKHDLLCELNVQEQVKNIAETNIVTDAWEQRDNLTVHGWIYNLENGRLKDLDVSVKSTG; the protein is encoded by the coding sequence GTGGATACCCTACAATCTCTTTTAGATCAAAATAAAGAATGGGCGAAAACGCAAAAGGAAAAGAATCCAGAGCTTTTTGAACGCCTCTCAAAAGGACAACAGCCGAACTTGCTTTGGATTGGCTGTTCAGACAGTCGTGTACCGGCCAACCAAATCATGGACCTGCCGCCGGGCGAAATGTTTGTCCACCGCAATATTGCAAATATGGTGGTTCATTCTGATCTGAACCTGCTTTCTGTACTCCAATATGCCGTTGAAGCGCTTGAGGTTGAGCATATTGTAGTATGTGGTCACTACGGATGCGGCGGCGTTAAGGCAGCCCTTGAGGATCAGAAACTGGGCCTTATTGATAACTGGCTCGAATATATCCGGGATGTGGCCCGCTTGCACAGCGATCAGCTGCAGGTCCTGTCATTTGACGAAAAGCATGATCTCCTCTGTGAGCTAAACGTGCAGGAGCAAGTAAAAAATATAGCAGAGACGAATATTGTTACCGACGCCTGGGAGCAGCGAGATAATTTAACGGTTCACGGCTGGATCTATAATCTCGAGAATGGACGGCTAAAGGATCTGGAT
- a CDS encoding 6-bladed beta-propeller, whose product MEMRRLFPFVIFFFLASCTSNSVPDEVIHPVPDKLPPDENISFTIDIEAAQESREIPDFSGNIHSSIDQDASGSELYELEDVTIDGNGYVYTRTLESNSIEVYDFDGNYHYTIGREGRGPGEFTNLRAMDFDPSYENLYVLEMNEIEIFSRSEYGQFEPTNTIYHGLNLPADICVLRDNIYVSGMSLSTLDAPSAPNDPLSIFQFKDASIHSFNVDSGEHTDSFGQTYNSYSGNPIADANLSRTFLSCNETTNTIVGLFANYGYFFGYDLQGESKWISKVNNFKSLKIRETGIHSPTPGYGGVPNSTADFFTPFRETDLQMELIQIIRDDAEVSTLYLDSETGELIFGGSSSIIPVSKTQNVGATITLHDDEYHSMSIQTIEFE is encoded by the coding sequence ATGGAGATGAGAAGACTTTTCCCGTTCGTCATATTCTTTTTTTTAGCAAGCTGTACATCCAATTCAGTTCCAGATGAAGTTATTCATCCGGTACCCGATAAATTGCCTCCTGATGAAAACATTAGTTTCACAATTGATATAGAAGCAGCACAAGAAAGTCGGGAAATCCCCGATTTTTCCGGGAATATTCACTCATCAATTGATCAAGATGCTTCTGGCTCAGAACTATATGAGCTGGAGGATGTAACCATTGACGGAAATGGGTACGTCTATACCAGAACTCTTGAATCAAACTCGATTGAGGTCTATGATTTTGACGGGAATTATCATTACACAATTGGCAGAGAGGGCAGAGGCCCGGGTGAGTTCACTAACCTGCGGGCAATGGATTTTGATCCCTCATATGAGAACCTGTATGTGCTCGAAATGAATGAAATTGAGATCTTTTCAAGGTCTGAATATGGGCAATTTGAACCAACAAATACCATTTATCATGGCTTAAATCTTCCGGCTGATATATGTGTATTGAGGGATAACATATATGTGAGCGGTATGAGTTTATCAACGCTGGATGCGCCGAGTGCCCCGAACGACCCTCTGTCTATTTTTCAATTCAAAGACGCTTCAATACATTCATTCAATGTGGATAGCGGTGAACATACAGACTCGTTTGGTCAAACTTACAATTCCTACTCAGGTAACCCAATTGCAGATGCAAACTTATCAAGAACGTTTCTGTCATGTAATGAAACTACCAACACAATTGTTGGCTTGTTCGCTAATTATGGATATTTCTTTGGTTATGATTTGCAGGGTGAATCAAAATGGATATCCAAAGTCAATAACTTCAAAAGTCTTAAGATAAGAGAAACCGGCATACATTCACCTACCCCAGGTTATGGAGGAGTGCCTAATTCAACAGCCGATTTCTTTACTCCATTTAGAGAGACTGATTTACAGATGGAACTGATCCAGATAATACGTGATGATGCTGAAGTATCTACGTTGTATCTGGATTCAGAAACTGGCGAATTAATTTTTGGAGGCTCTTCTTCAATTATACCCGTTTCAAAAACTCAAAATGTTGGCGCTACGATCACATTGCACGACGATGAGTATCATTCTATGTCAATTCAAACAATAGAATTTGAGTAA